Proteins from one Rosa chinensis cultivar Old Blush chromosome 7, RchiOBHm-V2, whole genome shotgun sequence genomic window:
- the LOC112177356 gene encoding protein ROOT INITIATION DEFECTIVE 3 has protein sequence MGGNGGEAVVVCSDKSMGTGITVWDIGTGDRLLHIPSCASPPRALLCLRNQFIVASQIHRPGSVGGGAISMWALNKPQQPLWSYPLEAIVSLACTKDGVYLAGGAPSGNAYLWEVNSGKLLKTWRAHCNSLNCMLFFDDGSLLISGGDDGMICVWSLISLLDVEDYQSFPSLLSYSMDHKSSITGLSTTSGSSRLVLVSSSLDGSCKVWDLGLGKLLQTQVYPISITALILNPTEQLFFSGSVDGRIFVNQLEIGLVDEDPLFAVEDQAVVLKGHNVSITALTFCQSGLISASEDCTICIWDVTTWAIIRRFDHQKGAVTNLAVIPRSSLLPGSNQRRGSGVSLLEKYPQPANSSRGDMSIALASPCQFLKENQTSINFQTTDQHIYDMEKEYTPASMEMKLEQSLEERTWATRMANHVMDMNRHLQSRLLDLMQSSFLLSGSTEMDSPSTKKRKTLMLESPPLQEEEKQP, from the exons atgggcgGTAATGGAGGCGAGGCAGTGGTTGTGTGCAGTGACAAGAGCATGGGAACAGGGATAACAGTATGGGACATAGGCACAGGGGATCGTCTCCTTCACATACCCTCCTGTGCTTCTCCTCCTCGTGCACTTCTGTGCCTGAGGAACCAGTTCATTGTTGCATCTCAGATTCACAGGCCTGGCTCTGTTGGCGGTGGGGCCATCTCCATGTGGGCCTTAAACAAG CCTCAGCAGCCTCTTTGGAGCTACCCGTTGGAGGCCATTGTATCACTTGCATGCACAAAGGATGGTGTATATCTTGCCGGTGGTGCTCCATCCGGAAATGCTTATCTTTGGGAG GTCAATAGTGGAAAATTGCTCAAAACTTGGCGTGCACATTGTAATTCTTTGAACTGCATGCTGTTTTTTGATGATGGTTCTCTTCTCATTTCTGGCGGAGACGATGGCATGATCTGTGTTTGGTCTTTGATTAG TTTGCTAGATGTGGAAGATTACCAAAGCTTTCCCTCGTTACTAAGTTATTCAATGGATCACAAATCCTCTATAACTGGCCTGTCAACGACATCAGGGAGCTCAAGATTGGTCCTAGTATCAAGCTCACTTGATGGCTCATGCAAG GTTTGGGATTTAGGCTTGGGAAAGCTTCTGCAAACTCAAGTTTATCCAATATCGATAACTGCACTTATTCTTAACCCAACAGAGCAGCTCTTTTTCTCTGGTAGTGTAGATGGAAGAATTTTCGTGAACCAACTCGAAATTGGACTGGTGGATGAGGACCCTTTGTTCGCTGTTGAAGATCAAGCAGTTGTGCTAAAAGGACACAA TGTATCTATTACTGCATTGACCTTCTGCCAATCGGGTCTGATATCTGCATCTGAGGATTGCACCATCTGCATCTGGGATGTCACCACTTGGGCAATCATTCGTAGATTCGACCATCAGAAAG GGGCTGTAACTAATCTGGCAGTGATCCCACGGTCCTCACTGCTTCCTGGGTCAAACCAACGGAGAGGGTCTGGTGTTTCCTTACTCGAGAAGTATCCTCAGCCTGCCAACTCATCCAGGGGAGACATGAGTATCGCTCTTGCTTCGCCATGCCAATTCCTGAAAGAGAACCAGACCTCGATCAATTTTCAAACCACTGACCAACATATATATGACATGGAG AAAGAATACACTCCTGCGTCAATGGAAATGAAATTGGAACAAAGTTTAGAGGAGCGGACGTGGGCAACAAGAATGGCAAACCATGTCATGGACATGAATAGGCACCTGCAGTCGCGGTTGTTAGATTTGATGCAGAGCAGCTTTTTATTGTCCGGGTCTACTGAAATGGATTCACCTTcaacaaaaaagagaaagacCCTCATGCTCGAAAGTCCTCCATTACAGGAGGAGGAGAAGCAACCCTAA